A region from the Musa acuminata AAA Group cultivar baxijiao chromosome BXJ1-10, Cavendish_Baxijiao_AAA, whole genome shotgun sequence genome encodes:
- the LOC135594737 gene encoding zinc finger protein ZAT1-like — MAARIVEGRSHHTTWDAAVAAEEQAHEELTKNTLRLRIKCPKTGDEKREAAAQVAVSPSGDSGVIVDQSTGGADGDLAGDEDANAESASEVKEVVDEGCGSFKRMHANRRAVVPTCPECGKTFPSDKSLFGHLRCHPERDYRGVNPPPGARKKPQPDAYSSIARVPPTTKWSTARRGRKGTAGDRDDEAIAADTLLLLADGKPQRPETTITTEGEDTDTKQIAGTHFAGTDGIGWDQKSADMDAGSYGNELISSYKRSKKRKIKELELVNGSGTSVRCRRYQCSVCFKTFSSHQALGGHRASHNKKKSNPVEAAAIPDENEGGNPKHGEDLIRANGAVIKAEMAEHRCTNCNLTFRSGQALGGHKRRHFNELQHQAPSSSPHSSESDKGANGLLQNRVTSSSAHSSESYKGAKHGLFDFDLNEVPEL; from the coding sequence ATGGCAGCTCGTATCGTGGAAGGTAGAAGCCACCATACGACCTGGGATGCTGCAGTGGCAGCAGAAGAGCAAGCCCACGAGGAGCTGACCAAGAACACCCTGCGGCTTCGGATCAAGTGCCCCAAGACCGGAGACGAGAAAAGGGAAGCAGCGGCTCAGGTGGCGGTGTCTCCATCTGGTGATAGTGGTGTGATAGTTGACCAATCCACCGGTGGTGCTGACGGGGATCTTGCCGGCGATGAGGATGCTAACGCCGAATCTGCATCGGAGGTCAAAGAGGTGGTCGACGAGGGTTGTGGCAGCTTCAAACGCATGCATGCAAACAGGAGGGCGGTGGTCCCAACATGCCCCGAGTGCGGGAAGACCTTCCCCTCCGATAAATCATTGTTTGGCCACCTGAGGTGCCACCCGGAGAGAGACTACAGAGGAGTTAATCCGCCTCCGGGTGCGAGGAAGAAGCCGCAACCCGATGCGTACTCGTCGATCGCGAGAGTGCCGCCCACCACCAAGTGGTCAACCGCGAGAAGAGGGCGGAAAGGGACGGCTGGTGACAGAGACGACGAAGCGATTGCCGCTGATACCCTGTTGCTTCTGGCTGATGGAAAGCCGCAGCGTCCGGAGACCACTATCACCACTGAGGGGGAAGACACTGATACGAAACAGATCGCTGGCACTCATTTTGCTGGCACCGATGGGATTGGTTGGGATCAGAAATCTGCTGACATGGACGCCGGCAGCTACGGTAATGAACTGATATCGAGCTACAAGAGATCAAAGAAGAGGAAGATCAAAGAGCTGGAACTGGTGAACGGGTCCGGCACATCTGTTCGTTGTCGAAGGTATCAGTGCAGTGTATGCTTCAAGACTTTCTCTTCTCACCAGGCACTGGGAGGACACCGAgccagccacaacaagaagaaGAGCAATCCCGTAGAAGCAGCGGCGATCCCTGACGAGAACGAAGGTGGCAACCCGAAGCATGGCGAAGATTTGATCCGTGCAAACGGTGCCGTGATCAAAGCGGAGATGGCAGAACATCGATGCACGAACTGCAACCTGACGTTCCGAAGCGGGCAGGCACTCGGGGGCCACAAGAGACGGCACTTCAATGAGTTGCAGCATCAAGCTCCATCGTCTTCTCCACACTCATCTGAAAGCGACAAGGGAGCGAATGGGCTGCTACAGAATCGAGTTACATCTTCTTCAGCGCACTCATCTGAGAGCTACAAGGGAGCAAAACATGGGCTGTTTGACTTCGACCTCAACGAAGTGCCGGAGCTCTAA